atttacatcaacatagctcaggcagtaggaggcgctctcatccatttatatgcagatgatacagtcttacacacagctggcccctccctggagtttgtgttaaatgctctacaacaaagctttctttgtgtccaacaagctttctctacccttaacttcctatggctgcaatcccgttaacctcttgcttctactcgggacgcttgcgtcccaactagagctctggaaatgcaaatgcgctacgctaaatgctaatagtattagttaactcaaacgttcattaaaatacacatgcagggtatcgaattaaagctacactcgttgtgaatccaggcaacaagtcagatttttaaaatgcttttcggcgaaagcatgagaagctattatctgatagcatgtaacaccccaaaagacccgcaggggacgtaaacaaaataattagcatttcggcgttacacaaaccgcacaataaaattgaaaacattcattacctttcaccatcttctttgttggcactcctagatgtcccataaacactattgggtctttatttcgattaaatcggcccatataaagccaagatatcgttatatgtaaactgtgtgataaacgaaaaaaacatcgtttcaaaacgtaacgtcatttttttaaattcaaaaagtcgacgataaactttcacaaaacacttgaaaatacgtttgtaatgcaactttaggtattagtaaacgttattaagcgataaaattcatcaggaggcgatgtaaagaatattagctgtccgtctggaaaaatgtccggctagaaactcaacgaaaatatccggtcctagaccggattagatacggtgtcctgtatgtgtttgaccaagaaaaaactcgaagggaaatgacaagactctagacaccctgtggaagctgtaggtactgcaacctcagtcaattaattgtggttcacgtttatcaatgggttcaagtagcgcatggatatattttccccattttcagtgatcagtttttcctgtgcttttcgatgtaaatgccgttctggtaaagccacagcagtgatttaaccagttttttaaacgtctgagtgttttctatccacacagactaagcaaatgcatatactatattcctggcatgagtagcagggcgctgaaatgttgcgcgatttttaacagaatgttcaaaaaagtagagggtagaaggaagaggttaaCGGGAgcgatttgacaacagccagttGTCAACAGCCAGGGCGCCATTTTGAAAACATCAAACATCTCATAATTaacattcctcaaacatacatgtgtctaatagcattttaaagctattctcgttgttaatcccaccaaagtgtccgatttcaaatatgcttttcagcaaaagcactaccatcgattatgttaggtctccaccaaaccacaataagcacagccattttccagcgaaatatagcattcacaaaaagcagaaatagagatcaaattaatcactaaccttgaattatcttcatcagatgacactcataggacttcatgttacacaatacatgcatgttttgtttgataaagttcatatttatataaaaaaaatagtttACATTGGCttattagattcactagttccaaaaacatcaagtgattttgcatagccacatcatttcaacagaaatactcatcataaatgtagatgataatacaagttatacacatggaattatagatacctctccttaatgcaaccggtgtcagatttcaaaaaaagtttacgaaaaaagcaacccatgcaataatctgacaGAGCTCAGTACAGAAGCCAAATTAGCTGCCATGTTaagagtcaacagaaaccagaaaatacatgataaatgtttccttacctttgatgaacttcatcagaatgcagtcctaggaatcccaggtccacaataaatgacataattcaaacagttttagaaacttcagtgttttctatccaatactaataataatatgcatatattagcaactgagactgaggagctggccgaagaggagaggcgaaaaggatcagaggaccaatatgcggcgtggtaagtgtccatggttctttttaatacgtaaaggtacacatgaacaactgactaaaaaaaaacaagaaatgtgggagaaaaaaaaaaaaaaaaaaaaaaaaaaaaaaaaaaaaaaaaacagtcctatctggtgcagagacaggaacaatcacccacaaacacacagtgaaacccaggctacctaagtatgattctcaatcagagacaactaatgacacctgcctctgattgagaaccatactaggccgaaacatagaaataaccaaatcatagaaaaacaaacatagactgcccacccaactcacgccctgaccatactaaataaatacaaaacaaaggaaataaaggtcagaacgtgacagggcaccttttcatccaagctactcaatactgcccctgcagccataaaaagttaacctTGTTCtcaacacctccaaaacaaaggtcatgtggtttggtaagaagaattccCCTCTCCCCACatgtgtgattactacctctgagggtttagagcttaaggtagtcacctcatacaagtactttggagtatggctagacagtacactgtccttctctcagcacatatcaaagctgcaggctaaagttaaatctagacttggtttcctctatcgtaatcgctcctctttcaccccagctgccaaactaaccctgattcagatgaccatcctacccgtgctagattacagagacatcatttatagatcagCAAGTAAGGGTGCTCTCCagcagctagatgttctttaccatttttTGCCATCAGATTTGCAACAATGCTCCATAtaagacacatcactgcactctatactcctctgtaaactggtcatctctgtgtaCCCGTCGCAAGACGGGTTGATGCTTGTTTacaaaaccctcttaggcctcactcccccctatctgagatatctactgcagccctcatcctccacacacaacacccattctgccagtcacattctgttaaaggtccccaaagcacacacatccctgggtcactcgtcgtttcagttcgctgcagctagcgactggaacgagctgcaacaaacactcaaactggacagttttgtctcaatctcttcattcaatgtctcaagactcaatcatggacactcttactgacagttgtggctgctttgcatgatgtattgttgtctctaccttcttgccctttgtgctgttgcctgtgcccaataatgtttgtgccATATTTTTTGCTGcttccatgttgtgttgctaccatgttgttgtcttgttgtgttgctaccatgctgtgttgtcatgtgttgctgccttgctatgttgttgtctttaggtctctctttatgtagtgttggctCTCGTGTCGTGATGTGTGCtatgtcctatatttatatggggcataggggcggcagggtagcctagtggttagagcattggactagtaaccgaaaggttgcaagttcaaatccccgagctgacaaggtacataatctgtcgttctacccctgaacaggcagttaacccactgttcttaggccgtcattgaaaataagaatttgttcttaactgacatgcctagtaaaataaaggtaaaaaaacaaatgttatttatgtttgttttttttatcccagccccatccccgcaggaggtcttttgccttttggtaggtcgtcattgtaaataagaatttgttcttaactgacttgcctagttaaaggaaggttaaataaaaataaaaataaatcaattaTACAGAAGTATTAGAAGATTCATGATGGTCATTGGCAATTGTTATGTAATTTCCTTCACTGCAATCACATTGAAGAGAGGTCTGAAAATCGACTCCTTAAAGAGATTGAACAGGATCTTAAGCACTTACACGTTTGTAGGATATTGTATGACTGCTTTTATCTTTTCTTAAATGTTAGAAAAAACAATTGTaggatgtaacatatcatacaaagtTGTTTACTTTTTACAGAATTGTGCACAATTTTCAGGGGAACTGTTTTGGCTCATGAGCgctactttcaaaactactggatGAAATTATACAAAATGTCTGTAACATCACTTTAAGGGATGTGTGTGCCGTTGTACATGGGACTTTTTCAAAGAGAAGAACATACAATGTTATATTTTTAAGCATATTAATTTTATTCAACAGTTAGAATATTTAGAGTATTGGCACCAAAAGTTCAATAAATAAACATGTTCCTCTTTTTTTATGATTCTATCTAAATAAATAAACCATAACTTAAGCTCCAATAAATATACATGATCTATAATACAGATGCATTGCATCAACTTTACTGCAGTTGGTCAACGTAGTCCAACAATGCCAGAGTTGTAGGTTGTCGTTTGTCATTTCCCAAACATTCTCTTCTTATTTTGAGAGAGCATTCTAGGTAGGCCAAGAGAGGAAACAAAGGAATCCTTAGGGAATTTCAACCCATAGATATATTTGAACGCTGCGTAGTCTTAGTAAATTGTGATGGCAAATATAGGGGTTATGAAAATATATAATGACAAATACATATCATCAACATTAAGACAACAATTTGTTTTCTAGTTGCTCTTTTCTCTTAAATTGTCAACCATTTGAACAGGCAAAACTAAATTGCATGTCTTATTAGTCCTTAAAAAATGCATTATTTGATTGAGATGTCCTCAACAACGTAGAGCATTTGTAACATGCCAGAGATATGCTAATTTCTATACATGCAAGGTGGCATTAAAAGCCTGTTCATTTTAGTGCACAAACCTAGTAATGGTTCTCACTATATAGCATCATGTCACCTCAAGCTTGAAGAGCTCTAGGCATAATTATCCTCTCACTAGCAGCAGCTACAGCTAACCTGCATAGTGACTGTCTGTGTACTGATTGTTCAGAGAGTGTGGAATCCTTTGGTTTTTAAGCACATTTAGTCTTGAGGCTATTTTGGTCCCTGGCTGGGGAGGCCTGTTTTCTTGGCTTAACGCCAGCATGGGCCTTTAATTACCTGTCTGCTCTAATTATTTGATTGGTCTTAACTTAAAGAGCGACTGCCTTTCAAAAGCAATGAATTCCTTTTAAAATGGCCTATGttgcatcgatatgagtcagaaacagttattctactgccaaaattgactacaaagtgtaaatagggtAATTTTGGTCATGAAGTCAGTCTCGTCTAAAACAGGTAAATTAAGGTTGAATTTTGATTTGACGACATGGGGTGaacatggggtgaacagctgtggtgattgctctctatccaatataatagacagtgagacagacctgcccagCAGCTCCGACTGTGTTTACATAAGACAACACGTCACACATCTTTttaacttgagaaatactgcaccaaacacacTTAGTTAAATTGCACAACTAAAATATCCTCGACAAAAACGTCAAAATTAATTACAGATtccttgagttatcttagatacATTCTGGGGATTTGAAGAAGTAAAATAGGCattcctgtctacagtctctcATAGGGGACAAACATCATTAAACAAATGCAGAATCGGTCAGAAAACACCGATTCACAACTGAACACCGAGAAAACACAGACTGAAATCTCATTGAGCACCAGAAAAACACACTTGCCAATCAGCGTGTTCAGTGGCTCTTGAAGAGATACTCCCACTGGCTTCAGACTATTCCATTTAAACCTAACTGTACCTCACACTACACTGTAGATGTTCAGGTAAAATCTATCATTTCAATACAGCACTCAGTCTATAATTATTTGTTTACAGTTTTCAAGATTGAGAGATATTTTCTGAACTCATGTCATTCGAGTACATTTTTTGGAATTGCTCTTGAACTTTTCAAAGGTGTGTTATTTTAATCTTATCATAAATATATTTGGCCACAATTAATCTAATGAATGATTTCCATTTGGTTTTCAGAAAATAACTCTGTTTGATGCAACACATATTAACACGTATTGCTGCTCAAACCTGTTCTGGTAACGTTTATATTACATGTGTGGTTAAAACCAATGGCTACTCCTTTACATCTCCAGTGTTCTAGTGACAAAAAATAGTAATGCTGCATGGTGGCTTGTATTTCTCACTCTTTCTCAGTGCTTTTGGCCAAGACAGTTATAAAGGAGGTAAGTGGATTAAGGTAGTCTATTGCGGGTTTTGCGCAAATAGTATGGATTTGCAGAGGCTAATTCATGGTAAAACTAAAGCACAATCCCTCGCAGTCACATTTACAATGCAGCAGTCACCCATTTAATGCACCACTCTGTCTAGATGATCAAACCAGACTGCATTGCTGTATTACCAATTAAGTTATATTTCATGAGCTCATAGTGATCTTGCTGTAGAAGGATAGGGATTTTTGATAGCACATTGTTTTTCTGCTGGATTGTTCTTTCTGGGAACTGGCTTCTTTATACAGCTATAGCCATTCCATTTGATTAACAAGCTGTTGTCATTAAGCCTAAATCACCCATACCGTCTCTATTTAGCATGCATGGAACAGGCTGTGGGCTAGCTCTTTTTGGTTGTTTTACCCTACAGCTTCATATGCCAATATAGGCCATTATTTATTACTAAAATATCTCCTTTTGGTCTGGTCCTAGTGATGAATACAGAGGAAGCTGTTGAAGAACATGTTTGTGTGTTTTCACATCGGATGTTGTCCATTATTGTTCAACATAAATGAGGTAGATTTTCAAAGTTCCTGATGAAGGCTAGAAATGTCATGATTCAGTTCATTACCTGTGATATGAAGGAGTGCCTATACACATAATATGAAGTGAAGTCTGCTATACATGTTTCTTCAAGCCTCTAGTCTTTCCTAGTAGTGCTGTTGCTGCTCCATTGGACTTGCCTTCGTGATACCTCATGCGTTATCAATGGTGCAGATCAAGAAGTTGTGGAGAAGCACACTGTGGTAGCTTCATGTTGGTTTCATCCTTTTGTATACTGTACATGTCGTCCTCGGCATTCCCTATATTATTCTACTATTTTCCATGTACACACTTCTACACACTAATTCCTGAAAAAAATAAACCAGGCCTCTTACAAGTGTAGTATAAGAACAGACTTGCAGTGTACAatgcactagttataccttagcTGGTCTTCTGTATTGGTAGTGGAGGCATTGCTACATAGTCCACAATCAAGCAACAAATCGTTACTTTAACTGTGATTGCCCCATGATGACAAATGTATAATCCTAGGACATATAATGTATAAACCAACAGAGAAATATCCCATGAAAGGCAAAGAAAGCTAAACAAACTAAATTAATGAACAGATGGTAGAATAGATGGTAGTTTCAAATGTCCTTATTCCCTGGTGTCATACTGTAGGGATCTATTCTGGTGTACTCCTGTTTTttttgtagcagtagttgttgcgTTTCCCATGTTCGATACAGTATCTGGAAAGCCAAAATGGCCACCATCTAGGTGTTATACACAACCGCACGCTAGAGCAGAAAACTCGTGGAGCGTCTGGTATCTGTTACTGTTGTCCAAGAAGGAAATGTCATCGTACTCCTTGGGCCGGCAACAGGGGCTCCTCTCCCTCTTTGAGATGCCTTTCCTCGTCCATTTTTCCAGTATGAGGTCGTAGTTGCGGCGGCTAGCATTACAGTTCCCGCTGCAGTACCTGAAGAGCAGCGTTTCGTCGCTGTAGTAGCCCAGACCCAGCTCACTGACAGTCACTTCCACCTCCCGCAGGGAACATGGCTTTGATGCTTTCTTAGCTCGTTTAGTCCTTTTGCTCTGCCGAGCCTCCTGCCTGGCCTcctgctgtgccttcttctccaCCAGAGTCCCGATCACCTTCTTCAGCTCCCCCTCTGTAAAGCTCTGGAACATGTGCATGACTGCagagaagagatgaagagatggTGATATGCCAAAAGAATATTCAACCATAAGAACCGTACAATACATCTGTTGTAGCTATAGCATGGCTTGTGGTACAATGAAGACCTTTGAATGTCTGTGAAACCACAGTCTCAAACATTATGTCAGtttggaaaataaaaatataaaagatATTCGGTTGTTGGTACAGGTTTTCAAATGATAGGAATGTGACAAGCTAACAGCTACATCACCTATACCTGTGACATTTACTGGAACATACAGTGTAATGCTAGCTTTAGACTTTCCTTGACCCATTTTGTAGAGATTCATTGCAAACAACTGAAACATTTGAATCCTTGATTAGACCTGCATGGATCATTGGCTTGGGGAAGAATAAGTTCTTGGTGGCTTGGTGAACAATAATCATCATTGAGCTTGAGTTTATCGCCAGTCCAGCTGCTAGCTATGTTCTTGGCAGAGAAAGTAGACAATATTTTCTGCTGAGTCTATAGAAATAGAATGTCTCCTTTCAGATCATGTCAATTTGTCTGGTACACCTGTGGCTGAGTCTTTGTGTAAACGAGGTAGAGCAACTTTGTAAATATTGTTCCACATGTTAAACATCAGCACATTTACAcattaaatcacattttattagtcacatgcgccgaatacaacaggtgtagaccttacaatgaaatgctgacttaTAAGCCCCAAACCAACAATGCGGttcaaaaaaatatgaataagaataagaaataaaagtaacaagtagttaaagagcagcaatagcaagactatatacagggggaaccggtacagagtcaatgtgcggggacaccaccggttagtccaggtaattgaggtaatatgtacatgtgggtagagttactaaagtgactatgcatagataataacatagagtggcagcggtgtaaaagaggggggcaatgcaagtaGTATAGGTAGccttttgattagatgttcaggtgtcttgtggcttgggggtagaagctgtttagaagccttttggacctagatttggtgctccggtaccgcttgccatgcggtagtagagagaacagtctctgacgggtggctggagtctttgacaatttttagggccttcctctgacaccccctggtatagaggtcctggatggcaggaagcttagctccagtgatgtactggactgtaAGCACTACAGtctatagtgccttgcggtcggaggccgagcagttgccataccagccggtgatgtaaccagtcaggatgctctcaatggtgcagctgtagaaccttttgaggatctggggacccatgccaaatctttttagtctcctgagggggaataggttttatcgtgccctcttcacaactgttttggtctgtttggaccatgttagtttgttggtgatgaggacaccaaagaacttgaagctcccAACCTGCTCCATTAGGAGTCAATTAACTTCTTTCCCATGCCCAATGCATTTGAACATCTGATCCAGAACCTCATGCCATAGGGATTACCAAATACCAAATCAATTCTGTCAAAATATGAGGTAAAACTTTATAGAACACTGAGAATTTACTTTTGTGGTCAATGGGCCTGTAGAGATCACATCATGTTTATGCGTTGACAGCATCAACGGTATAGACAAATAACACCTTTTTATTCATTGAAAGGGATTCCATACACATTGTCATACTCAAGGTTTATGCAAACAAAGGCATATGCATATCAATTAAAGGAGCATCTACAGTTTAAACAAAAAACGGTCACCTCTCCTCTATTTTGGTTaagagctgagggatggggcaggagaaatgtaaccattctcaaattcatagacataaCTATGGTTGGAAGGACTGACCACCCATGAGATCAAGATTAgatttaaccatgttgaggctatacagtgtttgtttaaaaatttttttttttacaaacgaTGGAGTAAAATATTTGTATATTTGGGGTTGATGcgatacgacagttgaactaagttgatgaggcatttataagttatattcttcaagaatcaatgggtatatataattCATTTAAAAGTCTAAAAATTGATGAAGCAATCGCAGGTTACCCCTTTAATGACGTTTTCAGGTATTTACTTCACAAGATAATAAAAAATGATGCTCATCTGTCTGACAATTCTGTTCTACTATGCCCCTTAGGGTCTGTTCTAAAGATAGATAGAGCTGTAATTAACAGTTCATTCTATCCCCTCCAGGACACAACCTTTACTTAAAAGGCTTTTGAAACACCAGGGAGCTTGTTAAACACTAAACCCTACCAACTCAGACACTGTAATAGCCCTGCTTTCGCTTGCTGCACTGACTGATACTGTAATCAATGGTGGTCTTGAAGCAACAACACTTCGTTGTTCTTTGCATTCACAAATTAAACTGAAAAAGGCCTTCCCAAAGTGATTTTTTCCAAAATGGTTTGCGATTCAGTTGTTTGTTTTGTGTGAAGATCTCCCCATGGCCTGGCAGTAGCATGAAAGATTATGTGATTAGGCTAGGTGATTAGGCTAGCAGATCTTACTCTTGACCTCGCCTAGAAAATCTCTATTGGATGATCTGAataatggtctgagagtcataCTCTGAGTCCGGGCCAGAAAAAGGACACCAGATAGACATTTCGGTCTAGTAAAAATGACTTTGGAGAAATTCCCCTCAGTCACGCTCTGTTTTGCAACCTACTTTGTGGTAGTTTGAAAATAGAATGCCCATCAGCGGATGAGAGATAACAAGAACCCTCAGTAATGCCCAGTCCAAAGCCAAAGGGACAGTGTCTTAACACAAGGCCAGGTGGctcttatttatttttatttatttaactacgcatgtcggttaagaacaaattcttatttacaatgacggcctaccaaaaggtaaAAAGCCTTCAGGAACGGGggatgggattaaaaataaaataaatacaaatataggacaaaacacatatcatgacaagagagacctaagacaacaacatagcatggcagcaactgGGGTTGCACAtgttggggaatattcagaggtggaaactttccgtgggaattaacgggaacaTATgtgaattaacgggaatatatgggaatgaactgaaatatatgcaaattaaaataaataccatttaaatatagattttttttttgcattggatatacagttgaagtcggaagtttacatacaccttatccaaatacatttaaactcagtttttccctgtcttacgtcagttaggatcaccactttattttaagaatgtgaaatgtcagaacaatagtagagagaatgatttacttcagcttttatttcatcacattcccagtgggccagaagtttacaaacactcaattagtattggtagcattgcctttcaattgtttaacttgggtcaaacgtctcaggtagccttccacaagcttcccacaataaattgggtgaattctggcccattcctcctgacatagctggtgtaaccgagtcaggtttgtaggcctccgtgctcgcacatgcttttcagttctgcccacaaattgaggtcacggctttgtgatggccactccaataccttgacttttttgtccttaagccattttttgccacaactttggaagtatgctaggggtcattatccatttggaattgagatgttgcttcaa
This is a stretch of genomic DNA from Oncorhynchus nerka isolate Pitt River linkage group LG25, Oner_Uvic_2.0, whole genome shotgun sequence. It encodes these proteins:
- the LOC115109224 gene encoding neurturin-like, producing MKLWKCATIALTLCGTALSFFLTRIMVPTPPHHFLSWDWSSPRTSDSASASTSSSNSSSSLIGPHRKARSTDGISNILTEFMHMFQSFTEGELKKVIGTLVEKKAQQEARQEARQSKRTKRAKKASKPCSLREVEVTVSELGLGYYSDETLLFRYCSGNCNASRRNYDLILEKWTRKGISKRERSPCCRPKEYDDISFLDNSNRYQTLHEFSALACGCV